The DNA region GCTCAGTATAGACCCTGCGAACCAATCTCCTAATACCCTCCGATTCATGACTCAACATGACCATCCTTTTTAGCCTCTTCAACAAAAAGTCCCTCTAGTGATTTTCTCAATGGATGGAGTGCTATTATGTCTACACCAGATCCTGAAAGAACCTCTAAAACCCTAGATTTAATACCCTCGTCAAATTTCAGAACTATAAGACCCGCCCTTTTTTCAATGGTTACGTTGAGATCGCTCAGATAATCGAGAACCGTTTCATCTTCTACCCTTAAAAGCATCTCATAGATTGAATGCATATCTTCAAAAAGCTTTCCGAGTTCGCCAATTTTTACTACCTTCCCATTAATAATAATTGCCACTCTTTCGCAAAGCGCTTCTACATCGGAAAGAATATGCGAACTCATAAGAATGGTTTTGCCTAGTTCTTTTTGTTCCAGAATTAATTCTCTGATTTCTCTCTGTCCGATGGGATCAAGGCCACTCATTGGCTCATCCAGGATCAAGAACTCGGGGTCATTTATCAAAGCCTGAGCAATTCCAACCCTCTGCAACATGCCTTTGGAATACTTTCGAAGCTGAATCTTTCTGGCATGGGTCATTTTTACCTTTTCAAGCAGATAATCAGCCCGTCTGGAGAGCCTGTCTCCATTTACACCATGTAATTCCCCCATATAATGCAATAGCTCTTCGCCGGTCAGGTAATCATAGAAATACGGATTTTCGGGCAGATAACCTATCTTCCTCTTCACTTCGACATCTCCTAGGGGCTCACCCATTAATTCAACCCTCCCGCCCGTAATAGAGACGAAGCCGAGAATAACCTTAAACGTGGTGGTTTTTCCCGCGCCATTCGGTCCAACAAAACCAAAGATCTCCCCTCTGTTAACCGAAAATGACACATCTTGCAGAACTCTAACCTTCTTCCTCAAGAACCCCGAAGTATAGTCCTTTACTAGATTATCTATCTTTAACATGATTCAAAGATTAAATATTGCCTGAGATTATAATCAGCCATTAGAAATATTCAAAGCAATTCATAAATCTAGTGATCTACGAGCAGAGTAGGAACCCTGTTGCAATTTAGGTGTTGCAAACTTTGTTAATAAATTTGATATGTTATATTGATTTAGCCCGAGGACGCTCGCTTCAAACGGCAATCACACCCGTCCGCCGATGGGGTACGCTCTCACAAATTAAGAAGGAAAAAAGAAGAATGAAGGGCGGAGGTAAGCAGATCCACCCTTCATTTACGTAAGTTTTTAATCACAAGCTCCAGAAAATCCACCAGAACTCTCGTCACGGGAAGCTTCAAAGGTCCCCTGATTACTTGACGGTTGGGTAGAAGTTGTACACCTTATCACACCATCTCCCCAGACGCCGTAATCCCTTCTCCCGCTCTTCTGTACCGAATTAGGCGATGATTCAAAGCCGAAGTCCGACTGTAGAATCGGGTCACTACCGACTCTTGCCCAATCCGCGGCATCAATACCATCATCAGAATCTCCGGTCCAACCGACACAATAGCCCGCCTTTGAATCAGGACAATCAGACGTAAGTGCCGCACTCCCATCACCAGCGGTGGTTATGGCTCCCGTAAAGCTGTTATCTACGAGCGCATCCTGTTCATTACCCGCGCACGCAGCTGCAGCCACGCCTGATCCGTCGTCAGGGCACCGTAGAGAACCATCTAGCGACGGAGGGGTATCACCTATTAAATCTGTAAAGTCTCTCGTACCATTATTGTCCGCGTCCTGCTCAAAAAACTCGCCCTCGGCATCCCTGAGGGTCTGCATAGCCTTTCTGGCATTCGCCTCGTTTGCCGAAATCCTCGCCTTAATAAGGTTTGGTATCGCTATGGCAAGGAGGATACCGATTATCGCCGCTACGATCAAAAGCTCGATAATGGTATATCCCCTTTCACTTCTACCTAATTCCTTAAACTTAAATCTCATGTCCTTTACCTCCTACAAAATTTAATTTCAAATCTCACTACTTAACGCCCAATACATTCAAAATGGCAAAAAAATCCCTTATATATCTTATACCCGATCACACTTCTTACTAGGAATTCATAAATTCATTTACTCTTTGTGTTTTTAACAACGTATTATTATAAATCACTTGAGAAATAGATGTCAAGCCTTTTTTTTTAAGTTCAATAACCTACAATAGAATTCGATATCAATCGCTATCTTGTAGGATTAAGAATACCTGTCACTCTCGTTTAGAAAGATATTTTTCTTTATCGTGTTCGACGAAGAAAAATAGGGACATAGGGACATCTGTCCCTATTTTCCTATTTTACACGAGCTCCTTCATCAATTTACAAACACTTGGCAAAAGTAAATATGCGATCTCTTGTTGACCTTCAACCATCAGTTCTCTCTCGGTCAGAATTCTCGAAAGATATTAAGTCACCTACGTCACAATCCAATGCCTTGCACAAGGCGTCTAAAGTTTCCCTTCTGATTCCTTTCCAGGTGTCGTCGTAAAAAGGCTTCAGACTTGTAAGAGAAATGCCAGACTTTCTCAATAATTTGGTTCTAGTCATCCTCTTTGCACCGAGGATCGTTGACAAATTGCACTTGATCAATCATCACACCCCCTAAGATGATCGGGAATTTATAATATCTATCTAATCATTTGTCAAATATTTCTTCGAATAATAAACAAAATACCTTGACTTTTATAAAGAAAACTTCTAATATCATTCCTTGAGTAACTAAAAGATATCTTTTAGTTACCCTGCCGAATAAAGGAGGATGGAAGGATGATCGGTTATGCAAACTCCACGGCCAGTCCGTTTTTGCAATTTGTGTCAAGAGGAAATAACCCTCTTAATATTCTAGTAACAGAACTCCCCGGGCATTGCTACCTGTGCAATCATGAATCTAGGTCTTTATTCATATTGACGTTCAATATGTTGGCCTGCCAGGGATGCTTCGATTTCGCTCTACGTTGCAATTTCTTCAACGACACAAATCCAATCGATCCCTCATAGTAACTGTGGTCAGTAACCGGGGTCGTTACCCTACTTGATACTTAAATTAGGTTAAATAGACAGACCAGGTCTTCCAACCTTGACGACTGATTGTCGTTTGTGAAATAATAGACAACGGAAAACCCGACCGACCGAGTTGAATAAAATTATCTGGAGGCTAACATGAATGGAAAAGAGTCTATTAGCATAGAGGGCACCTATGAGCTCGTCTCACGGAAGCTGCCAAACGGCACGATACTGAGGCCGCCTAAAGTCATTGGCCTTCTCACCTTCACAGGGCAGTACAGGAACTTTAACATCATCTCCAAGAATTCCAGAAGCAAGATTCGTTCAATGTCCTACATAGCCAAATATAAATTGACGAGAACCAGATACACCGAGAGAAGCATTTATCTTATGATCAACGATCAGATTAATAATAAGGGAATCAAATATGATCTAAAACACAAAACCGCTTCCTCCCCTGTAACAATTAAAGGAGGAAAAATACAGTTCAAGCTCCCTCATTTTGATGAACCTACACTTGTTTTCGAGAAGAATAAATTGACGGCGCAGCCGCCGGGCTTTATTAATCACGTTGATACATGGAAAAGAGTTAATTGAGATAAGGTCCCGATCCTCTCCTAAATGCCTACACGAGCACAGATAAATAAATGAAGACAGATACGCGTCTAGACTTCAAAGCTTTGCCAAGATCCACTTAAAAATGTTTAACAATTGAAATGATGGTAGAAAGCTTAACAAATATTTCCGCCATCTTACCGGTATTCATCCGATAAGAAATATTGACTGATAAATTTTTTACCTTACACTTGAGTTACATGGGAGGTCATACACAAATGAAGCCTAAACTCAGTGTATTTTTATTAGCTTTCACCCTAGTAACGTTGTTGGTCGCGGGAAGCTTTTATGCCATCGATGAACCTGCGGCGTCCCGAGAATCATTCGACTTAAATCTGGTCGAAATAGACCTTGAGCCCGTTTCCATTGCCTTTTTAAAACAGGAATTTAACTCCGAAATTCTTTTGGCTCAAAAAAATTGTGGAAACGAAACTTGCTCCGCCGAAGAATGTTGTTGTCTTAACATAGATACGGGCGCACAATGTTGCAGGCCCCAAGGTAACACTGCTAATTGTGTGGAAGCGTGTAAAAAAAGCAAACCATGTTAAAGTCAAAAATCACGATGATGAAATAATGATCAATTGAATTCTACAGGCGAATATTTTATTATGAGCTTAAATTATGTTAATCACATTTGGTAAATATTTTAATTTCTATTGCAAAATAGGTGATCCCCCTCATTCCTTGATAGAAAAAATGATTACCGTCCGACGGTGCTATCGGCAAGGGGCTTAACCCTGATAAGGTAATAGGGTGGATTTCCTCCTTCATTTCCACGATTAAGTAGCGGATGAAGATTAAGCTGATTTACTGTTACATACAGCCAACCGTCTGGACCGAAGGCCATTCCATCTGGCCATTTTAGAAGCTTGTCATCCTTTACAAGCATTCGATATCCTTCAGGATTAGCCACCCCTATCGCATGATTTTCAATATCGGTAATGTAGACATTTCCGTTACGGTCGATGCTTATTCCATCGCTGCTTCTCTTCTCTCCATAGGGTTCAATCAATCTATCAAGTTCGTCATCAGAAAGATTTGGATCGGTCAATGCGAATGCCGGGATTCTGAAAAGCCCCTTTCCATTAATAGAGCCAAAATACACCCACTCATTATTTATATCAATGGTGATGGGATTCAATCCCAGAAAGAGGGGGACGGTCTCACCGTTTGAGGTTTTTGTAGCAAAGGAGTTTTCATCTATGACAATTTGTTCATTGCCAGGCGCGAAATGGGCATTCCCTTCAAGTACACGGCGCACAAGGCCCGTATCAAGGTCTATTACTACGATTGCAGGGAGACTTTCGCCTGTTAGGTCTCCGCGTGTCATATCCGCTATGTATGCCATGTTGCGCTTGGTATCGATTGCCATATCCTGATGAAATGAGTTTGGTCGAGACGCTGACGCAGGGAAAACTATTATTCTTTTAAGGGTGTCTTTCTTCGTATCCCATCCCACAAGTTTGGGAGCATATTCATTACCTCCCATGTCGAGCATCCAGACTATGCCATTGGTATCAGCCTTTATTCCTATAACCGCTTGCATACCGATTCCGTCGGATCCCACAGCGCTAGCCCATGTCTCAGATGGAAAAGGCTTGCTGGAACCGTCTGGAAGTATTTCAACAACTCGGTATGAAGGGTTGTCAATGGGCTGCATGCTTACTATCTTTCGACCATCTGGCGTAACTGCGGGGTTACCAGGGCGATTTTCAAATTTTGCAACAATTTCAACTTCTCCAAAAGAAGAAGCTGTAAAAATTATGGCAAAAACCAGTACAAATTCTTTTATACCCACGATTATAACTACACCTCCAATCCTTATGATGCGAGAAGGTTAGTCCAAAATACCGGCTAATCGAAGTCTATAATCTAGCAAGCATTGTTAAATGGTCACTTGCTCATTTTGTCGTCTAATCATTTGGTTTCCAGGAGCTTTTGAGTAGTAGCTTTCTCAAACACCACGTCTTTGGGATCACGCTGGGGCACGTCAAAAGACAAAACAATAAGAGGGCGTTCCAAGATTTCAATTACACCGTGATATGTACCTTTCTTAAAGAATATAAGATCTCCAGCCGAAACAACCCTAGGCTCATCTTCCGCGATTACGAAGCGAGCTTTTCCTGATATAACGTATAGATGTTCGTCAGATTTAGTATGATAATGCCTTGGCACTTCTCGGTTAACCCTGAATACCCTGACTCCCGCATCGGGCCTGTCTATCAATCTTTTGTCTGTAACCATGCTATCGCTATCTGGAGGTAAGCTCCTGGCTATAGAGTCAATGTCTAATATTCCATATTCACTTGTCTTATCTAATAGAGCCTGTTGTTCTTTAGCAACATTATCCAAGGCCTCTTTCGGGGACATACCGCCAGTGATCGCTAAGTTGATATTCTTCTGATACATATCCAGAAGTTGAGGATATTCAACGAGGTGCCAGTAATCCTTCACCCGACTCATCGAAATCGGGAAAATGGAATTATAGGGAGTTGCGTTTTCGTAATCAGGTGAGTTCAGAATATCAACCCTACCAGTTTGGCCCCCCCCTCGAACCCATTCCCACTGTCTCGGATTACTCATCAACCATTCAAGAAATTTCCAGGCTTCATCTACATTGTTCGAATACTTTGAGATACTTATTCCTTGACCTCCCACCGAATTGTACTGATGGAAATTGCCATTGATATCCTTTTCGCCCGGAAGGGGCGCAAAGCCCATCTTATCGGCCATCTTATTTACTTTAGGGTCAACGTAGGTATTGAAGAAGTAATACCAGTTGATACCCATCGCGACATTCCCACCGTTAATTGCATTATTGACTTCGTCGTAGTACCAATTGGCTGCCCCTGGAGGTGCGTAGTCGAACAATTTCTTGAAGTATTCTAACGCTGCTACAGATGCTTGGGAATTAATTACCCCTTCGGCCTTCTTTGTTTCGGGGTTCCATAAATCACCGCCGAAAGACCAAAGAACATTGTTAAAAGCGCTGGTAACTGCATCATAGTCCCGGCTGCCATATAAGGCGATACCATAGAGGTTCTTTTCAGGACGTGTGAAGAATTCGGCAATGTCCTTCAACTGGCCATAAGTTTTGGGAACCGCCAGATCATAGCCGTATCTTGCCTTGAAGTTTGCCTTTTCCTCGGGGCTTTCTAATAGATCCCTTCTATACACCAGACCCATGGCATCCTGATTGATGGGCAAAGCATAAAATTTGCTTGACCCTTCGGGATATTCCGCATACTCGACTATGGATCTCGGATCGTAGTCCTTAATTCTTAAAGTATTACTCTTTTCCAAGTAGGGGTTCAATAATAAAATGTTGCCTCTCGAAGCAAATTCGCTCATTGACTGACTGTCGAATATTACAAGATCATATTTCCCTTCTTTTGATGCAAAATCGGCTGCAATTGTGTCATGCCATTTGGCCCATGGAACTAAATCAACGTTGATGACTACGCCTGTTTGCTTCGTGTATTCCTTGCCCATTTCATTCAACAAGTCACCCAGGACACCAGAATGCCAGATTATATTGAGTTCCGAGGGTTTTTGTTCCTCAGCTTCTAAGGTAGAAAAATTTGTAATCACCATGATAAAAAAGATTGAAATAGCGAGTAATGTTCTCCTGTTCATTTTAGTCACTCCTTTGTTGATAAATAATAAATTTGAAATTAGCCAATTCATCGTAAAATTGGTATCGTAAAGATTGTGCATGTGATAAAAAACCTTCTTTGATCATTAATTGATCGTTAGTTTAGGGCTATCATTTTAATATCCCTAATTATATTGTTCAAAAAGCAAGGGGTCAACTCATTTGTTGACTAATTATCATTTTGATATTTCCTTCTGATTATGTCTATATTCCTACGAATTCGGTTTCCAGGCGCCTTCTATGACGTCGTGAACCGATGGGATCACGTAAGTGAAAATATTCCCTAGGTTGGGATGTATTTATTGAGAAGTTTATGCGGTCGCACATTAAAGAATAAAGCCGACCGGCTTCGAGTGAGTAGTTACGGTGTAAATTGGTAGGCATGCAACGAAGTGCGTTTGAAGACAGAATGAGATAAAAGTTTCAGAAGAAAGCTGGGAGAGGTCCAGGCTATAATTAGTCAACAAAAGATTTGACCCCTTGCTTCCTTCACGGTGACAAAATGGATTCCCTACTAAGGAATTAGGGACTGACTTAAGGTGGGGAATTGCGGTTATTAGCACTGGGTCGCACATTGGGATAGCCCAAGGGCGTATTATAATAATCTTATCATTCGATTGACGTCTATTTCAACTATTAAAGATTGATTCACCGGTGAAAGTAAACGACCTTTATTCGATTCTTTTTGCAATCATAAGAAAATATTTAATCAAATGCAGGGGATGATATCTTTTTTCCTGCATAATCTCAAAACCTGAGTTTTTCATGCACTCAATTAGGTCCTTTCTTCTGTACATTCTCTCATAGGGGTGATTAGTCAGTTTTCTCAAGATCTTGCCGGTCGCCGTCTCAAATGTTTCTATTGAAAAATCCTCCACGATTAACTCCCCACTTATTTTCAAGACTCTATTTAATTCTCTTACGCAGTCCTCCCAATTTGGTATATGATGAATGACCCCAAAATCAAATACAGCATCAAACTGTTCATCCATAAATCTCAACTTTGTGGCATCCCCCAATTCAAAGATAATGGAATCGTCAGCATTATACCGTTTAGCCATGCTTATCATTCTTTGATCTAAATCTACTGCATAAATCTTTAGTGGAGAAAAATATCTTTTTATCAATCTTGCTCCAGTCCCATTACCACACCCAATTTCGAGCACGACTTTGTTTGAAGGCAAAGATGATAATCTCCTAATATCCTTCAGTTCAAATTTATCCTGGATAAAAGCCCTTGTACGACTATTTATAAAAGAAAACTCAATCTTATTAAGTATCATTCTTTATCAAAGCTTGCTAATATAAGATGTGAGACCATAAGGGTCAATGCTTTAGTTTGCTAACATCTCTACAGTTACTTTCCCCGATGGTGAGCTCAAAATATAGGTCTCCGGGCTATCGGGCAATATCAGAGGGTAATTAATGCCAAGTACCAAACCTACAAACGAGTTATCTGCAGCAACGAGCAGAAAACACGTTCCGTCTTCAGGAATCTTTGCCTCCCATAGACCCTCGTAACTTAGCCCCGTCAATATAAAATCGTGTTTTCTTTTCCATTCGCTAGGATCGGACGTTAGTACATTACCGTTATAATCCAATATGTACGCCACGGGGTAGACAATGGTCTCTCTAAAAACCGATCTACACTTACACGAGGTCGTAATCTTGAAAGAAACCGTGCTGCCACCGCTTCCCTTGAATTCGAACAGCCTATAAAAGGATCTATATTGACGGCCATTTGCTAGCTCGATAATAGGATTTCCTTTGCCCAGCTCAATCTCGATTATATCATCTGGAGAAATCTCCTCAGCCTGGTCGACCTTAACAGCGTCGCTGAATTTATTTGCTACATTGTTGGACTCAACAGACTCGATAGAATCATATAAGCTCTGCGGTGAAGCGGCGCAGCCTAAACATATGAATAACATTATGATGAACGATCTATTCTTTGATGTCATAATTTCTACTCTATCGACATCCTTTTCGATCCACAAACAAATCATTCAGTTAAAATTAAACGGATCTACATCGATTTGAATCTTAATATTACGAGATATTCTGCTCTCTCTTAAGATCATCGAAAGCTTTTTCGAAAAATTATGGAGCGCCCCCATGTTCTTCGACCTGAGCAGCATTTGATAACGGTATCGATTTCTTATTTTATAGATTGGAGCGGGCGAAGGCCCGAGTATTTTTACCGCTCCAATAGGCATCTTTGACACCAATTTTCTGGCCAGTTCTCCCGCAATCCCAGCAGCATTTACAGTTTCTGATTCTACTCTACCCTGAAACCTGAAGTTTATCAGCTTCGAGAATGGGGGATAGTCCAAATCCTCTCGAAGCTTCAATTCCTCTTTCAAAAATCCAACA from Thermodesulfobacteriota bacterium includes:
- a CDS encoding ABC transporter ATP-binding protein; protein product: MLKIDNLVKDYTSGFLRKKVRVLQDVSFSVNRGEIFGFVGPNGAGKTTTFKVILGFVSITGGRVELMGEPLGDVEVKRKIGYLPENPYFYDYLTGEELLHYMGELHGVNGDRLSRRADYLLEKVKMTHARKIQLRKYSKGMLQRVGIAQALINDPEFLILDEPMSGLDPIGQREIRELILEQKELGKTILMSSHILSDVEALCERVAIIINGKVVKIGELGKLFEDMHSIYEMLLRVEDETVLDYLSDLNVTIEKRAGLIVLKFDEGIKSRVLEVLSGSGVDIIALHPLRKSLEGLFVEEAKKDGHVES
- a CDS encoding prepilin-type N-terminal cleavage/methylation domain-containing protein — translated: MRFKFKELGRSERGYTIIELLIVAAIIGILLAIAIPNLIKARISANEANARKAMQTLRDAEGEFFEQDADNNGTRDFTDLIGDTPPSLDGSLRCPDDGSGVAAAACAGNEQDALVDNSFTGAITTAGDGSAALTSDCPDSKAGYCVGWTGDSDDGIDAADWARVGSDPILQSDFGFESSPNSVQKSGRRDYGVWGDGVIRCTTSTQPSSNQGTFEASRDESSGGFSGACD
- a CDS encoding helix-turn-helix transcriptional regulator, translating into MIKCNLSTILGAKRMTRTKLLRKSGISLTSLKPFYDDTWKGIRRETLDALCKALDCDVGDLISFENSDRERTDG
- a CDS encoding L-dopachrome tautomerase-related protein — its product is MGIKEFVLVFAIIFTASSFGEVEIVAKFENRPGNPAVTPDGRKIVSMQPIDNPSYRVVEILPDGSSKPFPSETWASAVGSDGIGMQAVIGIKADTNGIVWMLDMGGNEYAPKLVGWDTKKDTLKRIIVFPASASRPNSFHQDMAIDTKRNMAYIADMTRGDLTGESLPAIVVIDLDTGLVRRVLEGNAHFAPGNEQIVIDENSFATKTSNGETVPLFLGLNPITIDINNEWVYFGSINGKGLFRIPAFALTDPNLSDDELDRLIEPYGEKRSSDGISIDRNGNVYITDIENHAIGVANPEGYRMLVKDDKLLKWPDGMAFGPDGWLYVTVNQLNLHPLLNRGNEGGNPPYYLIRVKPLADSTVGR
- a CDS encoding extracellular solute-binding protein; protein product: MNRRTLLAISIFFIMVITNFSTLEAEEQKPSELNIIWHSGVLGDLLNEMGKEYTKQTGVVINVDLVPWAKWHDTIAADFASKEGKYDLVIFDSQSMSEFASRGNILLLNPYLEKSNTLRIKDYDPRSIVEYAEYPEGSSKFYALPINQDAMGLVYRRDLLESPEEKANFKARYGYDLAVPKTYGQLKDIAEFFTRPEKNLYGIALYGSRDYDAVTSAFNNVLWSFGGDLWNPETKKAEGVINSQASVAALEYFKKLFDYAPPGAANWYYDEVNNAINGGNVAMGINWYYFFNTYVDPKVNKMADKMGFAPLPGEKDINGNFHQYNSVGGQGISISKYSNNVDEAWKFLEWLMSNPRQWEWVRGGGQTGRVDILNSPDYENATPYNSIFPISMSRVKDYWHLVEYPQLLDMYQKNINLAITGGMSPKEALDNVAKEQQALLDKTSEYGILDIDSIARSLPPDSDSMVTDKRLIDRPDAGVRVFRVNREVPRHYHTKSDEHLYVISGKARFVIAEDEPRVVSAGDLIFFKKGTYHGVIEILERPLIVLSFDVPQRDPKDVVFEKATTQKLLETK
- a CDS encoding class I SAM-dependent methyltransferase — its product is MILNKIEFSFINSRTRAFIQDKFELKDIRRLSSLPSNKVVLEIGCGNGTGARLIKRYFSPLKIYAVDLDQRMISMAKRYNADDSIIFELGDATKLRFMDEQFDAVFDFGVIHHIPNWEDCVRELNRVLKISGELIVEDFSIETFETATGKILRKLTNHPYERMYRRKDLIECMKNSGFEIMQEKRYHPLHLIKYFLMIAKRIE